Proteins encoded together in one Marinobacter sp. Arc7-DN-1 window:
- a CDS encoding YdbH domain-containing protein — protein MHAEGSGKPSRRIRRVRLVGWIALALPAVAAGWSLVVGQGKVGMALPDIHHGGWEVAGSQAHIMPSVNASGGSAVIQFTPPSLVLTERLAYTGSEQPLLLQDLRTDISNVTLTLDYGASSAWTERIAIKGEVKIEATRIEHPFMVPQAWSFQGRVQGRLADLRIQGTLSSSAGLKADLTIQLNPGGGVSVLVDSVIEGQQGVRALAGTFAGWPELLAVDSGIAGVSAQVRLNPDGELEASGSSNLENVTGVFNRTAFSGLSGRVLASLEDDRLTAGFRDLTVEQVNPGIPVTSIRFTGDYIAPVTNRLEGQLEVQQARARFLEGALRIPPGVYDLEDSSGGIPVEVQDISLDRLMKAYPAEGLEGSGLLSGRIPIGFSSDGVQVAKGRISAEAPGGRLRLPGEKLQAMLGGNQAMDVVVQALQNFHYSVLDSTIDYDERGKLTLDLRLEGKNPELRGGQPVVLNVNLEEDIPALLTSLQLSGRVNEAVTERVRKLLQESGKEAVP, from the coding sequence TTGCACGCTGAAGGGTCTGGAAAGCCGAGCCGCAGGATCCGGCGGGTCCGTCTGGTCGGCTGGATCGCGTTGGCCTTGCCAGCCGTTGCCGCGGGCTGGTCGCTGGTGGTCGGGCAGGGAAAGGTCGGCATGGCGTTGCCGGATATCCACCATGGCGGCTGGGAAGTGGCAGGGAGTCAGGCCCATATCATGCCCTCGGTCAACGCCAGTGGTGGGTCGGCGGTTATCCAGTTCACCCCCCCATCCCTGGTTCTTACCGAACGGCTGGCGTACACCGGTTCGGAGCAGCCCCTGCTGCTACAGGATCTCCGAACCGATATCAGCAATGTCACGCTTACGCTCGATTATGGCGCATCGAGTGCCTGGACCGAGCGGATCGCCATCAAAGGCGAGGTGAAGATCGAGGCAACCCGGATTGAACACCCATTCATGGTGCCGCAGGCGTGGAGTTTCCAGGGCAGGGTGCAGGGCCGTCTGGCTGACCTCCGGATTCAGGGCACGCTTTCATCCAGCGCGGGGCTGAAGGCCGACCTCACGATTCAGCTCAATCCGGGTGGCGGGGTCTCGGTTTTGGTCGATTCCGTTATCGAGGGGCAACAGGGGGTTCGCGCCCTGGCCGGAACTTTTGCCGGCTGGCCGGAGCTGCTGGCAGTGGATTCAGGCATTGCCGGGGTGTCGGCACAGGTTCGTCTGAACCCGGATGGTGAACTGGAAGCGAGCGGCAGCTCCAACCTGGAGAATGTCACCGGGGTGTTCAACCGAACCGCTTTCTCCGGGCTGAGCGGACGGGTACTTGCCTCCCTGGAAGATGACCGGTTGACCGCCGGGTTCCGGGATCTCACCGTTGAGCAGGTGAATCCTGGTATCCCGGTAACCTCCATTCGCTTTACCGGTGACTACATTGCGCCAGTTACCAATAGGCTGGAAGGCCAGCTGGAGGTACAGCAGGCGAGGGCCCGGTTCCTCGAGGGGGCACTCAGAATACCTCCGGGCGTCTATGATCTGGAAGACAGCTCTGGCGGGATACCCGTGGAGGTTCAGGATATTTCTCTGGACAGATTGATGAAGGCTTACCCTGCAGAGGGCCTTGAGGGCAGTGGTTTGCTCAGTGGCCGTATTCCCATAGGCTTCAGTAGCGACGGTGTTCAGGTGGCGAAAGGTCGCATTTCAGCGGAGGCGCCGGGCGGTCGGTTGCGGCTGCCCGGCGAGAAACTGCAGGCCATGCTGGGTGGCAACCAGGCCATGGATGTGGTCGTTCAAGCCTTGCAAAACTTTCACTATTCGGTGCTGGACAGCACGATAGACTACGATGAAAGGGGGAAGTTGACGCTGGATCTTCGCCTCGAGGGAAAGAATCCGGAACTCAGGGGTGGGCAGCCGGTTGTACTTAACGTGAACCTTGAGGAAGACATTCCCGCGCTGCTGACCAGCCTGCAGTTGAGTGGCAGGGTAAACGAAGCCGTTACAGAACGGGTCCGGAAGCTGTTGCAAGAGTCCGGCAAGGAGGCAGTGCCATGA
- a CDS encoding YnbE family lipoprotein codes for MKKSLRPTGSVLARVLMILTLPLAMIACTPTVQMAAPKEPITVNLNVKIEHEIYIKVDKEVDDLFSEKGLF; via the coding sequence ATGAAAAAATCGTTGCGGCCAACAGGGTCGGTTTTGGCAAGAGTACTGATGATATTGACGTTGCCGCTGGCAATGATTGCCTGCACGCCAACGGTGCAGATGGCGGCACCCAAAGAACCGATTACGGTGAACCTGAACGTGAAAATCGAGCACGAAATCTATATAAAAGTAGACAAGGAAGTGGATGACCTGTTCAGCGAAAAAGGGTTGTTCTGA
- a CDS encoding YdbL family protein: MKRFIQMCALVLAVGVSLSVFAMGLDEAKQKLDTVKQQGLVGETPTGYLEVVRAEGQAREVVEAINSARRDEYKRIAEKHSIPVTQVETVAGKKAIDKTPGGQYIQVNGKWVKK; encoded by the coding sequence ATGAAACGATTCATACAGATGTGTGCCTTGGTTCTGGCGGTTGGTGTCAGTCTGTCCGTGTTCGCCATGGGGCTGGATGAGGCCAAACAGAAACTGGATACCGTCAAGCAGCAGGGACTGGTTGGAGAAACGCCGACGGGCTACCTGGAGGTGGTTCGTGCCGAAGGCCAGGCCAGGGAGGTGGTTGAGGCGATCAACAGTGCCCGCCGGGATGAGTACAAGCGCATTGCCGAGAAGCACAGTATCCCGGTCACCCAGGTTGAAACCGTTGCCGGGAAGAAGGCCATCGATAAAACGCCGGGTGGCCAGTACATTCAGGTTAATGGCAAGTGGGTGAAAAAGTAG
- the rluF gene encoding 23S rRNA pseudouridine(2604) synthase RluF, whose protein sequence is MTTGKSTRLNKYISESGMCSRREADRYIDQGNVYINGTRATVGDQVLPGDTVRVNGQVIEPRSEEDLVFIALNKPVGIVSTTDSAEKHNIQRFVGHSERIFPIGRLDKDSQGLIFMTSNGDLVNKILRAGNNHEKEYLVTVDKPVTREFVEGMANGVPILGTVTKKCQVSSESRFVFRITLVQGLNRQIRRMCEHFGYEVTRLERIRIMNVSLKGLAVGQWRNLTEKELAGLFDAIRDSSSEAPPQPGKPAKKKPAAKPKHRPKAKPGGPGGSQRPGPKGKPASGKRPKAGKPRQKSVKR, encoded by the coding sequence ATGACCACTGGCAAGTCCACCCGTCTCAATAAATACATCAGCGAAAGCGGCATGTGCTCCCGCAGGGAAGCCGATCGTTATATTGATCAGGGCAACGTATACATCAATGGCACGCGTGCCACGGTAGGGGATCAGGTGCTGCCCGGGGATACGGTCAGGGTTAATGGCCAGGTGATTGAACCGCGGTCCGAAGAGGATCTGGTCTTTATTGCCCTGAACAAGCCCGTGGGCATCGTCAGCACCACCGACAGCGCCGAGAAACACAACATTCAGCGGTTTGTCGGCCACAGCGAACGCATCTTTCCGATCGGGCGGCTGGACAAGGACTCCCAGGGGCTGATCTTCATGACCAGCAATGGTGATCTGGTCAACAAGATCCTGCGGGCCGGAAACAACCATGAAAAGGAATACCTGGTTACGGTCGACAAGCCGGTGACCCGGGAGTTCGTTGAGGGTATGGCCAACGGGGTGCCGATCCTGGGAACTGTCACAAAAAAGTGCCAGGTGTCCAGTGAATCCCGGTTCGTATTCCGCATTACCCTGGTTCAGGGCCTCAACCGCCAGATTCGCCGCATGTGCGAGCACTTCGGTTATGAGGTAACCAGGCTGGAGCGCATCCGGATCATGAACGTCAGCCTGAAGGGGCTGGCTGTGGGCCAGTGGCGCAATCTGACGGAGAAAGAACTGGCCGGACTGTTTGATGCCATCCGGGACTCCTCCTCAGAGGCCCCGCCCCAGCCCGGAAAACCTGCGAAAAAGAAGCCTGCTGCAAAGCCAAAGCATCGTCCCAAAGCCAAACCGGGTGGGCCCGGCGGTTCCCAAAGGCCGGGACCGAAAGGTAAGCCTGCGTCGGGCAAACGCCCCAAGGCCGGAAAACCCCGGCAAAAGAGTGTTAAACGGTAA
- a CDS encoding class I SAM-dependent methyltransferase has translation MNLCPVCEQGSLVEFRVVKTRRYLRCPVCEATVMDESCRLSPDQERDIYRLHDNDPSDPGYRKFLSKLADPLLERLPPGATGLDFGCGPGPALARMLEAEGMVVSLYDPCFYPSQTALSRTYDFITCTEVVEHLYEPAEVFRQLDQLLKPGGWLGVMTCFQTDDDRFDNWHYRRDPTHVVFYRESTLALLAEKFGWVMEIPRKDVVLFRRGSQTGH, from the coding sequence ATGAATCTTTGTCCGGTTTGTGAGCAGGGCAGCCTTGTGGAATTCCGGGTGGTGAAGACCCGGCGGTATCTCCGCTGCCCGGTATGCGAGGCAACGGTGATGGATGAGTCGTGCCGGCTTTCTCCTGATCAGGAGCGGGATATCTACCGACTGCACGATAACGACCCGTCTGATCCGGGCTATCGTAAATTTCTTTCAAAGCTGGCAGACCCGCTGCTGGAGCGCCTGCCACCGGGCGCCACCGGGCTGGACTTCGGCTGTGGGCCCGGCCCGGCCCTGGCAAGGATGCTGGAGGCCGAAGGCATGGTTGTCAGCCTCTATGATCCCTGCTTTTACCCCTCGCAAACAGCCTTGTCCCGTACCTATGACTTCATAACCTGTACCGAGGTGGTGGAGCATCTGTACGAGCCAGCGGAGGTGTTCCGGCAACTCGATCAATTGCTCAAACCGGGTGGCTGGCTGGGGGTGATGACCTGTTTCCAGACCGACGACGACCGGTTCGACAACTGGCATTATCGCCGCGACCCCACCCATGTTGTGTTCTACCGTGAGTCCACCCTGGCATTGCTGGCTGAAAAATTTGGCTGGGTTATGGAGATCCCGAGAAAGGACGTGGTGCTTTTCAGGAGGGGCAGCCAGACGGGACACTAG
- a CDS encoding PA2778 family cysteine peptidase, whose product MAVILQRERAASVRLTLFLLVGLLAGCASAPKWPGPDTGTDRPSLPDQVILEDVPFFPQEKYQCGPASLAMTLNSQGLTTDPEVLKELVYIPGREGSLQVEMVAGARSHGMLVYPLDGELESMLAELAAGNPVLVMQNLRFDWWPQWHFAVVIGYDAERRDLILHTDTRERQRVALEVFTNTWGRADNWSVVILPPDQVPATAKPLRFLQSAHDLETTGRTTAAAIAYKTAETTWPDQPAAIMARGNLAWQMGRHTEAAGHFLRTVNRFPEFAGGWNNLAFALEETSCPVTATKAARCAAALAPERFGNSILLRSNPVTAPKDCPTLPECPREAP is encoded by the coding sequence GTGGCAGTCATTTTGCAACGGGAGAGGGCCGCGTCAGTCAGGCTGACCCTGTTTTTACTGGTCGGCCTCCTGGCCGGTTGCGCCAGCGCCCCGAAATGGCCGGGCCCGGACACTGGAACAGACCGCCCTTCTCTGCCAGATCAGGTGATTCTGGAGGATGTCCCGTTTTTTCCTCAGGAAAAGTACCAATGCGGTCCGGCCTCACTGGCCATGACGCTGAACAGCCAGGGTCTTACGACCGATCCGGAAGTTCTCAAAGAACTGGTTTACATCCCCGGCCGGGAAGGTTCCCTGCAGGTTGAGATGGTCGCCGGTGCTCGGTCCCACGGGATGCTGGTCTATCCGCTGGACGGCGAGCTTGAGAGCATGCTGGCAGAACTGGCGGCGGGTAACCCGGTGCTGGTTATGCAGAATCTGAGATTTGACTGGTGGCCCCAGTGGCACTTCGCGGTTGTGATCGGTTACGACGCGGAGCGAAGGGATCTGATTCTTCATACCGATACCCGCGAACGCCAGCGCGTGGCCCTGGAAGTGTTTACCAACACCTGGGGGCGGGCCGACAACTGGTCTGTGGTGATTCTGCCTCCCGATCAGGTTCCGGCAACCGCGAAACCACTGCGGTTTCTCCAGTCAGCCCACGATCTGGAGACAACCGGGCGAACCACTGCCGCGGCGATTGCGTACAAGACTGCGGAAACCACCTGGCCTGACCAACCAGCCGCCATCATGGCCAGAGGCAATCTGGCCTGGCAGATGGGCAGGCATACCGAGGCGGCAGGGCATTTCCTCCGCACGGTTAACCGTTTCCCGGAGTTCGCCGGAGGCTGGAACAACCTCGCCTTTGCCCTGGAAGAGACAAGTTGCCCGGTAACCGCCACCAAGGCCGCCCGCTGCGCCGCTGCCCTGGCACCGGAACGCTTTGGCAATTCAATATTGCTCCGATCAAACCCGGTAACGGCACCGAAAGACTGCCCGACATTACCGGAGTGTCCCCGGGAAGCGCCCTAG
- a CDS encoding PA2779 family protein has translation MAMMMALGSVWSATASAGMVGTGEMIGEQQVQLDRQQLIDMLENQEVQDKLADLGVSQDQVKERIQNLTPAELADFERQLAEAPAGQGVVGIIVLFLLVFIITDMLCATNIFPFVNCIR, from the coding sequence ATGGCCATGATGATGGCCCTTGGCTCTGTCTGGTCGGCCACCGCATCCGCCGGGATGGTAGGAACCGGCGAGATGATTGGCGAACAACAGGTCCAGCTGGACAGACAACAGCTGATCGATATGCTTGAGAATCAGGAAGTCCAGGACAAACTGGCAGATCTGGGCGTAAGCCAGGACCAGGTCAAGGAACGTATTCAGAACCTCACGCCGGCGGAACTGGCGGATTTTGAACGTCAGCTTGCCGAAGCCCCTGCGGGTCAGGGTGTGGTTGGCATTATTGTGCTGTTTCTGCTGGTCTTCATTATCACCGATATGTTGTGCGCCACTAACATCTTCCCATTCGTGAACTGCATCCGATAG
- a CDS encoding phospholipase D family protein, whose protein sequence is MTLKLLLPLLLLALTGIGLYHTHKPLPQGISYRGEALPLEDPVLLTDVTRHYTDGHEEKDHEIFNDVFRLIGQAEEFILVDMFLFNSTKPEGVVHRPLAQQLTEALLARKSEKPGLSVIVISDPLNTMYGGTTSPWFEALRKADIPVVETALRPLRDSNPTWSSVWRLCCQWFGNNPKGAWLDNALGNKPVTVRSYLSLLNFKANHRKLVVADEAGSLRALVTSANPHDGSSRHSNVGLSFKGPAVADVLRSERAVLAMSGADTESLDDWISRVEEAPESGEGKKDKVAVLTESAILDQALEMIRGAADGDQLDLAMFYLSHRRIVGALIRASERGAQLRILLDANNEAFGLQKSGIPNRQVAMELVRAGIPVRWCNTRGEQCHSKLLMLAKESGTTGILLGSANFTRRNLDDLNLETDLWISVATQSSVAMKARAFFDQQWHKGPGDEPVMSLPYERWADESTLRYWRYRIMEATGLSTF, encoded by the coding sequence ATGACACTGAAGCTGCTTTTACCCCTGTTACTGCTCGCGCTGACTGGAATCGGGCTCTACCACACCCACAAACCCTTGCCTCAGGGCATCAGTTATCGGGGTGAAGCCCTGCCGCTGGAAGATCCTGTCCTGCTGACCGATGTCACCCGTCACTACACGGACGGTCACGAAGAGAAAGACCACGAAATCTTCAACGACGTGTTCCGGCTGATCGGGCAGGCCGAAGAGTTCATTCTTGTCGACATGTTCCTGTTCAACAGCACCAAACCGGAAGGTGTCGTTCACCGGCCCCTGGCACAGCAGCTGACCGAAGCCCTGCTGGCCCGGAAGTCGGAAAAACCGGGGCTGTCTGTGATCGTTATTTCCGATCCACTGAACACCATGTATGGCGGGACAACGTCACCCTGGTTTGAAGCCTTGCGTAAGGCCGACATTCCCGTTGTTGAAACAGCGCTTCGTCCCCTCAGGGACAGCAACCCCACCTGGTCTTCAGTCTGGCGGCTTTGTTGCCAGTGGTTCGGTAACAATCCGAAAGGGGCCTGGCTGGACAATGCCCTGGGCAACAAGCCAGTCACGGTTCGAAGCTACCTTTCGCTGCTGAACTTCAAGGCCAATCACCGCAAACTTGTGGTGGCCGATGAGGCCGGCTCCCTGAGAGCTCTCGTGACCTCAGCCAACCCGCATGACGGCAGCAGCCGCCACAGCAACGTCGGGCTGAGCTTCAAAGGGCCCGCCGTGGCCGATGTGTTGCGAAGTGAACGGGCAGTGCTGGCCATGTCTGGTGCCGACACAGAATCCCTTGATGACTGGATCAGCCGGGTTGAAGAAGCGCCTGAATCCGGAGAAGGTAAAAAGGACAAAGTGGCGGTACTGACCGAATCGGCCATACTCGACCAGGCTTTGGAAATGATTCGCGGGGCCGCGGACGGAGACCAGCTGGATCTGGCGATGTTCTACCTGTCACACCGGCGGATTGTCGGGGCGCTGATCAGGGCCTCGGAACGTGGCGCACAGCTTCGGATTTTGCTTGATGCCAACAACGAGGCCTTTGGTCTTCAGAAAAGTGGTATTCCCAACCGGCAGGTGGCCATGGAACTGGTCCGGGCAGGTATTCCTGTACGTTGGTGTAATACCCGGGGTGAGCAATGCCACAGTAAGCTGTTGATGTTGGCGAAGGAGAGTGGGACAACCGGGATATTGCTGGGGTCCGCCAATTTTACCCGCCGCAATCTGGATGACCTGAACCTGGAAACCGACCTGTGGATCTCGGTTGCGACCCAGTCTTCGGTTGCAATGAAAGCAAGAGCGTTCTTCGACCAGCAATGGCACAAAGGCCCCGGCGACGAGCCGGTTATGAGCCTGCCTTATGAGCGCTGGGCCGACGAATCAACGCTGCGCTACTGGCGTTACCGGATTATGGAAGCGACCGGCCTGTCGACCTTCTGA
- a CDS encoding serine/threonine-protein kinase translates to MNAIISFMPRLFSLRAVVLLAAVVFALAGDQLALVGWADRVLFSILGVPEGANPTTIVPQDSLHKALADRGLVEPLWADGTVTAGLAVTALFLTLAVPVMGAAVSLPVTLLLGGSLVVLQAALMFYRNAWVPLGEVLTLLVVGFVVMLFWLQPHNRIRALTDSVREARLRLAGLLLQQGHTDDALEALNHCPPCEGALELRYDIAIHQERKRQYEKAVNTYRSIRERRKNFRDTAARLAALEKLSPDASVVQTGSFDNNRTLLMPEPTVSRPTLGRYEIEREIGRGAMGVVYLGKDPKIARTVAIKTLSYQAFDDALLQDLKERFFREAEAAGRLSHPAIVTVYDVGEEADLAYIAMDYARGRPLSEFGKPGRLLPLPRVLDIIARVADALAYAHSQKIVHRDVKPGNIIFNPDTGDIKITDFGIAKISDDSRTRTGAVMGSPLYMSPEQLKGQKVTGASDIYSLGVTLYKLVSGETPYQGDTLANLTYQILNKRPRSVREFNAGLPNGVVRLINKAIQREPDKRFASAATMAEAVRRLAVREAGQEVS, encoded by the coding sequence GTGAACGCCATCATTTCATTCATGCCGCGCCTGTTCAGTCTGCGGGCCGTTGTTCTTTTGGCTGCCGTGGTGTTTGCCCTGGCCGGAGACCAGCTGGCGCTTGTTGGCTGGGCCGATAGGGTGCTGTTCAGTATTCTCGGAGTGCCAGAGGGTGCCAACCCCACCACCATTGTGCCACAGGACAGTCTTCACAAAGCGCTGGCTGACCGGGGGCTGGTGGAGCCTCTGTGGGCGGATGGTACGGTTACTGCCGGGCTGGCCGTTACGGCACTCTTTCTGACGCTTGCTGTCCCGGTGATGGGCGCCGCCGTTTCCCTGCCTGTCACTCTTCTGCTTGGCGGTTCCCTGGTGGTTTTACAGGCGGCGCTGATGTTTTATCGCAATGCCTGGGTGCCCCTGGGGGAAGTACTGACCTTGCTGGTGGTCGGTTTTGTGGTGATGCTGTTCTGGCTTCAGCCCCACAATCGCATCCGCGCACTGACAGACAGCGTTCGCGAAGCCCGCCTCCGGTTGGCCGGACTGCTCCTGCAGCAGGGCCACACCGACGATGCCCTTGAGGCACTCAATCACTGCCCGCCCTGCGAGGGGGCTCTGGAGCTGCGTTACGACATCGCCATCCACCAGGAACGCAAGCGCCAGTATGAGAAAGCTGTAAACACTTACCGCAGCATCCGGGAGCGCAGGAAGAATTTCCGGGATACCGCCGCTCGCCTGGCGGCACTGGAGAAATTGTCGCCGGATGCCTCAGTGGTGCAAACCGGCAGCTTCGACAACAACCGCACCCTGTTGATGCCGGAACCCACGGTGAGTCGGCCGACCCTGGGGCGCTATGAAATCGAGCGAGAGATCGGCCGGGGTGCCATGGGCGTGGTCTATCTCGGCAAGGATCCGAAAATTGCCCGCACCGTTGCCATCAAGACCCTGAGCTATCAGGCGTTTGATGATGCCCTGCTTCAGGATCTGAAGGAACGTTTCTTCCGGGAAGCCGAAGCGGCGGGTCGTCTGAGTCACCCGGCCATCGTAACGGTGTATGATGTTGGGGAGGAGGCAGACCTTGCCTATATTGCCATGGATTACGCCAGGGGCCGGCCGCTCAGTGAATTCGGCAAGCCCGGGAGGTTGCTGCCGTTGCCCCGGGTACTGGATATTATTGCCCGGGTTGCTGATGCCCTGGCCTATGCCCATAGCCAGAAAATTGTCCATCGGGACGTCAAGCCGGGGAACATCATTTTCAACCCGGATACCGGCGACATAAAGATTACCGACTTTGGCATCGCCAAAATTTCCGACGACTCGCGGACCCGCACCGGCGCCGTTATGGGTAGCCCGCTCTACATGTCCCCGGAGCAGCTCAAGGGCCAGAAGGTAACTGGCGCTTCTGATATCTACAGTCTGGGGGTCACACTGTACAAACTGGTGAGCGGTGAAACGCCGTATCAGGGCGATACCCTGGCCAACCTGACTTACCAGATCCTCAACAAACGCCCGCGCAGCGTCCGGGAGTTCAATGCCGGGTTGCCCAATGGGGTGGTTCGGTTGATCAACAAGGCCATCCAGCGCGAGCCGGATAAACGCTTTGCCAGCGCCGCCACCATGGCCGAGGCCGTGCGGCGCCTGGCAGTGCGGGAAGCGGGCCAGGAGGTGTCCTGA
- a CDS encoding protein phosphatase 2C domain-containing protein, protein MRYRIAGQSHRGAVRESNQDVVDWRVNDAGDQALLVVADGMGGYQGGEIASRLAVDAVVEALEPEISGPSSGKTGSSVRESLERAFALANERILSQRSEDPRLDKMGTTLVVAWAIDNEAHIAHMGDSRCYCLRGGQAVCLTRDDTVVQNMLEDGSITEADVPNVPFRNVLTRAVGAVEQVQPSYRVESLEKGDVLLLCSDGLPHSVPEAQWLEILRDSDGMERRVQALVEAGLANEAGDNVSVVLLTLEY, encoded by the coding sequence ATGAGGTATCGCATTGCAGGCCAGAGTCACCGGGGTGCAGTCAGGGAATCGAACCAGGATGTGGTGGACTGGCGGGTAAACGATGCCGGTGATCAGGCGCTGCTGGTGGTTGCCGACGGTATGGGCGGCTACCAGGGCGGCGAGATTGCCAGTCGTCTCGCGGTTGACGCTGTTGTGGAAGCCCTTGAGCCGGAAATCTCCGGGCCGTCATCCGGCAAAACCGGCAGCTCAGTCAGGGAAAGCCTGGAGCGTGCTTTCGCACTGGCCAATGAACGGATACTGAGCCAGCGTTCCGAAGATCCGAGGCTCGATAAAATGGGCACAACCCTGGTGGTGGCCTGGGCAATCGACAACGAGGCACACATTGCCCACATGGGCGATTCCCGGTGTTACTGCCTGCGCGGCGGCCAGGCGGTCTGCCTGACCCGGGACGATACCGTGGTCCAGAACATGCTGGAAGATGGCAGCATTACCGAGGCCGACGTTCCCAATGTACCTTTTAGAAATGTACTTACCCGTGCGGTGGGTGCAGTTGAGCAGGTGCAGCCCAGTTACCGGGTTGAGTCCTTGGAAAAAGGTGATGTGCTGTTGCTGTGTTCCGACGGGTTGCCCCATTCTGTCCCGGAAGCACAGTGGCTTGAGATTTTGAGGGACAGTGACGGCATGGAGCGCAGGGTTCAGGCTCTTGTTGAAGCCGGCCTGGCAAACGAGGCCGGCGATAACGTGTCTGTGGTATTACTGACGTTGGAGTATTGA
- a CDS encoding FHA domain-containing protein, translating to MASLSQLVDNVVVNTFELGQPETRLGRRPDSDIRIDEISVSGQHALIEAVPNAYLEDAVDYYITDSNSTNGTFVNELRIEGRQRLNSNDRVRIGWNEFRFIDEEEQAMEKTAYILD from the coding sequence ATGGCTTCGCTTTCGCAACTGGTGGACAACGTGGTGGTCAACACCTTTGAACTCGGGCAGCCGGAAACCCGCCTTGGCCGCCGCCCGGATAGTGACATCCGGATTGATGAAATCTCGGTGAGTGGCCAGCACGCGCTGATTGAAGCGGTACCCAATGCCTATCTCGAAGACGCCGTGGATTACTACATTACCGACAGCAACAGCACCAATGGTACCTTTGTCAACGAATTGCGGATTGAGGGCCGGCAGCGGCTGAACAGTAACGATAGGGTGCGTATCGGCTGGAATGAGTTCCGCTTCATTGATGAAGAAGAGCAGGCGATGGAAAAGACGGCCTATATCCTCGACTGA
- a CDS encoding glutamine amidotransferase yields MQENRTVQQNPSPNRKARVVVLKTGSTYPGLLVQFGDFDDWFLRGLLPELDITVTNVEAGELPGSPEDWDGIVVTGSPAMVSDRADWSENTGAWLARAVAGEIPVLGVCYGHQLLAHALGGEVGYHPKGRETGTHQVELLPEADSDTLFRGLPAIFPAQLTHRQSVLRLPAGAVLLGRNGFEPNQAFRIGPCAWGVQFHPEFTDTVMSAYLEVQAPDLTREGLDAQALIAGVSPAPDASSLLPRFSRLVIKRAR; encoded by the coding sequence ATGCAGGAAAACCGCACCGTGCAGCAGAACCCTTCCCCGAACCGCAAGGCGCGGGTGGTGGTCCTGAAAACAGGCAGCACCTACCCTGGCCTCCTGGTGCAATTCGGTGATTTCGACGACTGGTTCCTGCGCGGACTGTTACCGGAGCTGGATATTACTGTCACCAATGTGGAAGCCGGCGAGCTACCCGGAAGCCCTGAAGACTGGGATGGCATTGTGGTGACAGGTTCCCCCGCCATGGTGAGTGACCGGGCCGATTGGAGCGAAAATACCGGGGCCTGGCTGGCACGGGCGGTTGCCGGTGAAATCCCGGTACTCGGAGTCTGCTACGGGCATCAGCTGCTGGCCCATGCATTGGGCGGCGAAGTGGGGTATCACCCGAAAGGCCGGGAGACCGGCACCCATCAGGTTGAGCTGCTTCCCGAAGCCGACTCAGACACCCTGTTCCGGGGACTGCCGGCGATTTTCCCGGCCCAGTTGACGCACCGGCAGTCGGTACTGCGCTTACCCGCCGGCGCGGTGTTGCTGGGACGCAACGGTTTCGAGCCTAACCAGGCGTTCAGAATCGGCCCCTGCGCCTGGGGTGTGCAGTTCCATCCAGAGTTCACGGATACCGTCATGAGCGCCTACCTGGAAGTACAGGCGCCGGACCTGACCCGGGAAGGGCTTGATGCGCAAGCACTGATTGCCGGTGTGAGCCCCGCTCCGGACGCATCCTCGCTTCTCCCTCGTTTTTCAAGGCTGGTTATCAAACGAGCCCGGTAA